The Candidatus Woesearchaeota archaeon DNA window CATATCCTTTGATTCAAGCTCCTCGACATATTCAATGAAACTCTGGGAGCTCAGATTGGAGTAACGCAGAAGAGGGGTCGGCTTAATGGAATTGTTATGCTTCTGGATCACCCTCAAGATGTCGTATATGACCTTAAGCCTGTCTCTTTTTGCCATTCCCCGATAACCTCTTGCTGACCTTATAGTAGATGTAGACGAATATTGCCAAAGAAAGTATGTTCAAGGTGATTTTCATTGGGGATATGAAGAAATATTGGGCCAATGAAACAAGATTGATTATATAGAATACAAACAAGAAAAAATAAGTGAGGGTCATCTTTGAGAAAAATGAGATCCGCTTCTCTTTATGGCAGATGAATCCCTTGATCATTAGGAGCACGAGCATTATGAGCCCGAGCAGGACAAGGATGATCTGGAATCCTGCAAAGAAAGTCAGGACAGCAAAGAACAATGATATCAAGTGAAGAGTGGACTCCCAATCATCACCAACCTTGTCAGAGAACATCGATGAGAGCAGGGAAAGGATCGCAAGAATGCTGAAATAAGATACAAGGAAGAGACTAGTGCGGACGATAATCTGATATGTGCCGAAAGTGACCAACTGCTGATTGAATATCAGGACAATAGGGAGGATCCTGAAAAGGAAGACGACAGCAAAATACATGAATGCATTCCTGAAATACTTGATGCCTTTATGCTTTGAAAGGTCATAGGCATCCTTTGTCTTGAAATATATCAGAAGGCAGAGGATGATGACTGCCAAAGAATACACCAGCTCAATGCTGATAAACTCCAATGGAGGCATCGGAAGCTGCCTGCGGACCATCAATCGCATCATTTTCACTATGTCAGGATTCTATCCTTTATAAATAATATGGATTTCAGATGCACATTTCGGCTTCTTCCTGCTTAAATATGAGCATAGCCTTACATGTCTAAAAATGAGGCTGGCAGGATCAAGGTCCTCCCTCCTCCAGAGAGGTGAATCAATTGCCTCAAAATCAAAAGGTGAATGAAAATGAAAAAAACAACAATAGGATTATTGGCGCTCATGATTGTGGGAGTTGTTGCTTCAGCAGGAATCGCATCAGCCTTCATGGGACAAGGAATTGGAAAGCAGCTCAGCGATGAAGAGAGAGAAGCAATGCATGATGCAATGGAATCAGGGGATTATGATGCCTGGCATCAGGCAATGACTGATACGCTCACAGAAGAGAGATTCAACGAACTTGTTGAAATGCACGCCCAAAAGCAAGCAATAGAAGAAGCCATTGAGAACAAAGACTACGATGCATGGGTCAATGCAATGCAAGAGATGTTCGATGAAGAGCATTTTGACATGATGCAACGCCCAAGATCAAACAAATCAAACCCCGATGGTAGACCTCCTCTTGGCGGACCCATGCATCGTTGCTCTAATCAGTAAAATTAATCTTTTTTTTTTCAGGTAGCATGGCTGATGATCCAACTGCAAAAAATATTTAAACTCATGGATGAAAACATGGATAATGCTCAAGAAAGACCAGTGGCCCATCGCGATCTTCGCACTCCTGATGCTGATAGTGTACGGCATGATATTCTTCTCAAGAAAAAACTATGAATTCATAGGATACATAGTTGTTGTCGTCTTCTTTGCAGCGCTGATTGTCTTCACGAATGACAAGGTCAAGTTCCCTAATTTCGTGCTCTGGTGGCTGGCCATATGGGCGTTCCTGCATCTTTCAGGCGGCGGGATAAGCAGCGGGGGATGGAGACTGTATGACTGGATAATTGTCGATATTGTCGGCGAACCATACCTGATATTCAAGTATGACCAGTTTGTCCATATAATAGGATTCTTTGCTGCGACACTTGCGATGTACTATCTGATCAAACCTAAGCTGAAGCCGGATCACAAATGGGCTGCACTTGGCATAGTTGTTGTGATGGCAGGATTAGGAGCAGGAGCGCTCAATGAGATAATAGAATTCACAGCAACAGTAATGGTGCCAAGCACAGGCGTCGGAGGATATGAGAACACATCACTAGATCTTGTATCTGACATGATTGGAGCATTAATTGCATTCTTTTATATAAAATATAAAGAAAAACCCAAAATAAGTGCCAAATAATATAAATAAGCTAATCCCACTTTCTATATAGCT harbors:
- a CDS encoding DUF2238 domain-containing protein; translation: MLKKDQWPIAIFALLMLIVYGMIFFSRKNYEFIGYIVVVVFFAALIVFTNDKVKFPNFVLWWLAIWAFLHLSGGGISSGGWRLYDWIIVDIVGEPYLIFKYDQFVHIIGFFAATLAMYYLIKPKLKPDHKWAALGIVVVMAGLGAGALNEIIEFTATVMVPSTGVGGYENTSLDLVSDMIGALIAFFYIKYKEKPKISAK